In Acipenser ruthenus chromosome 15, fAciRut3.2 maternal haplotype, whole genome shotgun sequence, a genomic segment contains:
- the LOC131697534 gene encoding SH2 domain-containing protein 3C-like isoform X3 has protein sequence MGLSHLDNMDSRGEYVKFSKEKYLIDSPPEKLRRELEEELKLSSSDPRSHGWYHGRIPREVSETLVVRNGDFLVRDSLTSVGDYVLTSRWNQEALHFKISKVLVKTSDSSSRVQYLLERESFDTLPALVLFYTGNRRPLSQQGGAQIHFPINRTLPLRYLEASFSLVNGKHGLCHSPANQRGAYIKRRSVTMTDGLTTEKLPHRAHSLGGEVEMSLLRTAVISSASKVESGEGTSPSVPHHKEAIRNCALSMDQIQDYRCPMSPVSESPLSPAYSTITRHKSPAVGRVVGMVPSSPVTRRSSEPQLCPSSNNNVPCPEILPSTHSTPAHGYSQPPGPTMPFPLPAKSYVERLQVEEAGRWPRGESVEESFTVPMVETASAFQPNAYPSLLMPAENKPLEMGVLKRVKELLAEVDAKTTAMHLTQADCTVARILGVTKEMQRMMGVSSGLELLTLPHGRQLRLDLLERFHTMSIMMAVDLLGCTGSTEERAALLHKTIQLAAELKSNLGNMFGFAAVMKALELPQISRLEQTWMTLRQRHTEGAILYEKKLKPFMKSMNDGKESCPLSNTSFPHMIPLLSLLERGVAVVEGAESWESVDAGVDVVMSHLEAARTIAHHGGIYHTNAETKLQGFQARAEVLEVFCTEFQMRLLWGSRGAEGSQGERYEKFDKVLTALSNKLEPPVRHSEL, from the exons TTCTCGAAGGAGAAGTACCTGATCGACTCGCCCCCTGAGAAGCTGCGTCGTGAGCTGGAGGAGGAGCTCAAGCTGAGCAGCAGCGACCCACGCAGCCACGGCTGGTACCACGGGCGCATCCCCAGAGAG GTTTCAGAGACACTGGTCGTTCGCAATGGAGACTTCCTGGTCCGGGACTCCCTCACCAGCGTGGGGGACTACGTGCTGACGAGCCGCTGGAATCAGGAGGCGCTGCACTTCAAGATCAGCAAGGTGCTGGTGAAGACGAGCGACTCGTCCTCCCGGGTGCAGTACCTGCTGGAGCGCGAGAGCTTTGATACCTTGCCCGCCCTTGTGCTGTTCTACACGGGCAACCGGCGTCCGCTCTCCCAGCAGGGCGGCGCCCAAATCCACTTCCCCATCAACCGCACACTGCCCCTGCGCTACCTGGAGGCCAGCTTCTCCCTGGTCAATGGCAAGCACGGTCTCTGCCACTCCCCAGCCAATCAGAGGGGGGCGTACATCAAGAGGCGGAGCGTCACCATGACAGACGGGCTGACGACAGAGAAACTACCACACAG GGCACATAGCTTGGGTGGTGAAGTAGAAATGTCATTGCTCAGGACAGCGGTCATCTCCTCTGCAAGCAAGGTGGAGTCCGGTGAGGGGACCAG CCCTTCCGTCCCTCACCACAAGGAGGCGATCCGGAACTGCGCTCTCAGCATGGATCAGATCCAGGACTACCGCTGCCCAATGTCTCCAGTCAGTGAGTCGCCGCTCTCCCCTGCCTACAGCACCA TTACCCGACACAAGAGCCCAGCAGTGGGGCGGGTAGTGGGCATGGTGCCTAGTTCCCCAGTGACGCGTCGCTCCAGTGAACCGCAGCTCTGCCCGTCCTCCAACAACAACGTGCCCTGCCCTGAGATTCTGCCCAGCACCCACTCCACCCCCGCCCATGGGTACAGCCAGCCCCCTGGCCCCACCATGCCCTTCCCGCTGCCCGCCAAGAGCTATGTCGAGCGTCTGCAAGTGGAGGAGGCGGGCAGGTGGCCGAGGGGAGAGTCTGTGGAGGAGAGCTTCACTGTGCCCATGGTTGAGACAGCCTCTGCATTCCAGCCCAACGCTTACCCCTCCCTACTGATGCCCGCTGAGAACAAGCCTCTGGAGATGGGCGTGCTCAAGAGGGTGAAGGAGCTGCTGGCCGAGGTGGACGCCAAGACCACTGCCATGCACCTCACCCAGGCCGACTGCACG GTTGCTAGAATCCTGGGTGTCACCAAGGAGATGCAGAGGATGATGGGGGTCAGCTCAGGGCTGGAGTTACTGACCCTCCCCCACGGGAGACAGCTGAGACTGGACCTGCTGGAGAG GTTCCACACCATGTCGATCATGATGGCGGTGGATCTGCTTGGCTGCACTGGCAGTACAGAGGAGCGTGCCGCCCTGCTACACAAGACCATCCAGCTGGCAGCTGAGCTCAAGAGCAACCTGGGCAACATGTTCGGCTTTGCTGCTGTGATGAAGGCCCTAGAGCTGCCACAG ATCTCTCGGCTGGAGCAGACCTGGATGACACTCCGCCAGCGACACACAGAAGGCGCCATTCTCTACGAGAAAAAACTCAAGCCTTTTATGAAGAGCATGAATGACGGCAAAG AAAGCTGCCCTCTCTCGAACACCTCCTTCCCTCATATGATTCCTCTGCTGTCTCTGCTGGAGAGGGGCGTGGCCGTGGTGGAGGGGGCGGAGTCCTGGGAGAGTGTCGACGCCGGAGTGGACGTGGTGATGAGCCACCTGGAGGCGGCTCGAACCATCGCTCACCATGGGGGGATCTACCACACCAATGCAGAGACCAAACTGCAAG GGTTCCAGGCGCGAGCTGAAGTGCTGGAGGTTTTCTGCACAGAGTTTCAGATGCGCTTGCTGTGGGGGAGCCGGGGGGCCGAGGGCAGCCAGGGAGAGCGCTACGAGAAATTCGACAAGGTCCTGACAGCGCTGTCTAACAAGCTGGAGCCTCCGGTGAGACACAGCGAGTTATAG
- the LOC131697534 gene encoding SH2 domain-containing protein 3C-like isoform X2 — MTERCSLWSAISAAACCFYRGSFMQVQFSKEKYLIDSPPEKLRRELEEELKLSSSDPRSHGWYHGRIPREVSETLVVRNGDFLVRDSLTSVGDYVLTSRWNQEALHFKISKVLVKTSDSSSRVQYLLERESFDTLPALVLFYTGNRRPLSQQGGAQIHFPINRTLPLRYLEASFSLVNGKHGLCHSPANQRGAYIKRRSVTMTDGLTTEKLPHRAHSLGGEVEMSLLRTAVISSASKVESGEGTSPSVPHHKEAIRNCALSMDQIQDYRCPMSPVSESPLSPAYSTITRHKSPAVGRVVGMVPSSPVTRRSSEPQLCPSSNNNVPCPEILPSTHSTPAHGYSQPPGPTMPFPLPAKSYVERLQVEEAGRWPRGESVEESFTVPMVETASAFQPNAYPSLLMPAENKPLEMGVLKRVKELLAEVDAKTTAMHLTQADCTVARILGVTKEMQRMMGVSSGLELLTLPHGRQLRLDLLERFHTMSIMMAVDLLGCTGSTEERAALLHKTIQLAAELKSNLGNMFGFAAVMKALELPQISRLEQTWMTLRQRHTEGAILYEKKLKPFMKSMNDGKESCPLSNTSFPHMIPLLSLLERGVAVVEGAESWESVDAGVDVVMSHLEAARTIAHHGGIYHTNAETKLQGFQARAEVLEVFCTEFQMRLLWGSRGAEGSQGERYEKFDKVLTALSNKLEPPVRHSEL; from the exons TTCTCGAAGGAGAAGTACCTGATCGACTCGCCCCCTGAGAAGCTGCGTCGTGAGCTGGAGGAGGAGCTCAAGCTGAGCAGCAGCGACCCACGCAGCCACGGCTGGTACCACGGGCGCATCCCCAGAGAG GTTTCAGAGACACTGGTCGTTCGCAATGGAGACTTCCTGGTCCGGGACTCCCTCACCAGCGTGGGGGACTACGTGCTGACGAGCCGCTGGAATCAGGAGGCGCTGCACTTCAAGATCAGCAAGGTGCTGGTGAAGACGAGCGACTCGTCCTCCCGGGTGCAGTACCTGCTGGAGCGCGAGAGCTTTGATACCTTGCCCGCCCTTGTGCTGTTCTACACGGGCAACCGGCGTCCGCTCTCCCAGCAGGGCGGCGCCCAAATCCACTTCCCCATCAACCGCACACTGCCCCTGCGCTACCTGGAGGCCAGCTTCTCCCTGGTCAATGGCAAGCACGGTCTCTGCCACTCCCCAGCCAATCAGAGGGGGGCGTACATCAAGAGGCGGAGCGTCACCATGACAGACGGGCTGACGACAGAGAAACTACCACACAG GGCACATAGCTTGGGTGGTGAAGTAGAAATGTCATTGCTCAGGACAGCGGTCATCTCCTCTGCAAGCAAGGTGGAGTCCGGTGAGGGGACCAG CCCTTCCGTCCCTCACCACAAGGAGGCGATCCGGAACTGCGCTCTCAGCATGGATCAGATCCAGGACTACCGCTGCCCAATGTCTCCAGTCAGTGAGTCGCCGCTCTCCCCTGCCTACAGCACCA TTACCCGACACAAGAGCCCAGCAGTGGGGCGGGTAGTGGGCATGGTGCCTAGTTCCCCAGTGACGCGTCGCTCCAGTGAACCGCAGCTCTGCCCGTCCTCCAACAACAACGTGCCCTGCCCTGAGATTCTGCCCAGCACCCACTCCACCCCCGCCCATGGGTACAGCCAGCCCCCTGGCCCCACCATGCCCTTCCCGCTGCCCGCCAAGAGCTATGTCGAGCGTCTGCAAGTGGAGGAGGCGGGCAGGTGGCCGAGGGGAGAGTCTGTGGAGGAGAGCTTCACTGTGCCCATGGTTGAGACAGCCTCTGCATTCCAGCCCAACGCTTACCCCTCCCTACTGATGCCCGCTGAGAACAAGCCTCTGGAGATGGGCGTGCTCAAGAGGGTGAAGGAGCTGCTGGCCGAGGTGGACGCCAAGACCACTGCCATGCACCTCACCCAGGCCGACTGCACG GTTGCTAGAATCCTGGGTGTCACCAAGGAGATGCAGAGGATGATGGGGGTCAGCTCAGGGCTGGAGTTACTGACCCTCCCCCACGGGAGACAGCTGAGACTGGACCTGCTGGAGAG GTTCCACACCATGTCGATCATGATGGCGGTGGATCTGCTTGGCTGCACTGGCAGTACAGAGGAGCGTGCCGCCCTGCTACACAAGACCATCCAGCTGGCAGCTGAGCTCAAGAGCAACCTGGGCAACATGTTCGGCTTTGCTGCTGTGATGAAGGCCCTAGAGCTGCCACAG ATCTCTCGGCTGGAGCAGACCTGGATGACACTCCGCCAGCGACACACAGAAGGCGCCATTCTCTACGAGAAAAAACTCAAGCCTTTTATGAAGAGCATGAATGACGGCAAAG AAAGCTGCCCTCTCTCGAACACCTCCTTCCCTCATATGATTCCTCTGCTGTCTCTGCTGGAGAGGGGCGTGGCCGTGGTGGAGGGGGCGGAGTCCTGGGAGAGTGTCGACGCCGGAGTGGACGTGGTGATGAGCCACCTGGAGGCGGCTCGAACCATCGCTCACCATGGGGGGATCTACCACACCAATGCAGAGACCAAACTGCAAG GGTTCCAGGCGCGAGCTGAAGTGCTGGAGGTTTTCTGCACAGAGTTTCAGATGCGCTTGCTGTGGGGGAGCCGGGGGGCCGAGGGCAGCCAGGGAGAGCGCTACGAGAAATTCGACAAGGTCCTGACAGCGCTGTCTAACAAGCTGGAGCCTCCGGTGAGACACAGCGAGTTATAG
- the LOC117422624 gene encoding torsin-2A isoform X2: MEVLEKMTAVFLALSVLFSNSLSSVASAFKFKAVYCTISNNCDCDFHPDLQGLEWELYRNVYGQHLAQEAVSERLAEFINDASPEKPLVLSFHGSSGTGKTMVSWLLGRYLYGSAMIIPHVHRFIPTLHFPYPHRVPQYKKELKAWVEGNLTACARSVFVFDEMDKMPPGLIDVLVPFLGSSHVVYQTNYRKAIYVFISTAGEEQINRLALEARRAGRDREEIRLEELEDAIAQAVFNKSCNGFYHSEIIQEKLVDCFVPFLPLTRRHVERCVRRELCLRGQCHRHDIIEAITGAMTFSPERERLFSHSGCKTVPAKVNYYL, from the exons ATGGAGGTGCTAGAGAAAATGACAGCGGTGTTTCTAGCATTGTCTGTTTTATTCTCGAACTCTCTCAGCTCAGTGGCTTCTGCTTTTAAGTTCAAGGCTGTTTATTGCACGATATCTAACAACTGCGACTGTGACTTCCACCCGGACCTTCAAG GGCTGGAGTGGGAGCTGTACCGCAATGTGTACGGGCAGCACCTCGCTCAGGAGGCCGTGTCGGAGAGGCTGGCTGAGTTCATCAACGATGCGAGCCCGGAGAAGCCGCTGGTGCTGTCCTTCCATGGCTCCTCTGGCACAGGGAAGACCATGGTGAGCTGGCTGCTGGGGAGGTACCTGTACGGCTCAGCCATGATCATCCCCCACGTGCACCGGTTCATACCCACCCTGCACTTCCCTTACCCACACAGGGTGCCGCAATACAAG AAGGAGCTGAAGGCCTGGGTGGAGGGGAACCTCACGGCTTGTGCCCGCTCCGTGTTTGTCTTCGATGAGATGGATAAGATGCCCCCTGGTCTCATTGACGTCCTCGTCCCCTTCCTGGGGTCGTCCCACGTGGTCTACCAGACCAACTACCGCAAGGCTATCTACGTCTTCATCAG CACCGCCGGTGAGGAGCAGATAAACCGATTGGCTCTGGAGGCGAGGCGGGCCGGCCGCGACCGGGAGGAAATCCGATTGGAGGAGCTAGAGGACGCCATTGCACAGGCAGTCTTCAACAAGAGCTGCA ACGGGTTCTATCACTCGGAGATTATCCAGGAGAAGCTGGTCGACTGCTTTGTGCCCTTCCTGCCCCTGACTCGCCGTCACGTGGAGCGCTGCGTACGCCGTGAGCTGTGCCTGCGTGGGCAATGCCACCGTCATGACATCATCGAGGCAATCACGGGGGCCATGACCTTCTCCCCCGAGAGAGAGCGGCTCTTCTCACACAGCGGCTGCAAGACTGTACCCGCCAAGGTCAACTACTACCTCTGA
- the LOC117422624 gene encoding torsin-2A isoform X1, with product MEVLEKMTAVFLALSVLFSNSLSSVASAFKFKAVYCTISNNCDCDFHPDLQAGLEWELYRNVYGQHLAQEAVSERLAEFINDASPEKPLVLSFHGSSGTGKTMVSWLLGRYLYGSAMIIPHVHRFIPTLHFPYPHRVPQYKKELKAWVEGNLTACARSVFVFDEMDKMPPGLIDVLVPFLGSSHVVYQTNYRKAIYVFISTAGEEQINRLALEARRAGRDREEIRLEELEDAIAQAVFNKSCNGFYHSEIIQEKLVDCFVPFLPLTRRHVERCVRRELCLRGQCHRHDIIEAITGAMTFSPERERLFSHSGCKTVPAKVNYYL from the exons ATGGAGGTGCTAGAGAAAATGACAGCGGTGTTTCTAGCATTGTCTGTTTTATTCTCGAACTCTCTCAGCTCAGTGGCTTCTGCTTTTAAGTTCAAGGCTGTTTATTGCACGATATCTAACAACTGCGACTGTGACTTCCACCCGGACCTTCAAG CAGGGCTGGAGTGGGAGCTGTACCGCAATGTGTACGGGCAGCACCTCGCTCAGGAGGCCGTGTCGGAGAGGCTGGCTGAGTTCATCAACGATGCGAGCCCGGAGAAGCCGCTGGTGCTGTCCTTCCATGGCTCCTCTGGCACAGGGAAGACCATGGTGAGCTGGCTGCTGGGGAGGTACCTGTACGGCTCAGCCATGATCATCCCCCACGTGCACCGGTTCATACCCACCCTGCACTTCCCTTACCCACACAGGGTGCCGCAATACAAG AAGGAGCTGAAGGCCTGGGTGGAGGGGAACCTCACGGCTTGTGCCCGCTCCGTGTTTGTCTTCGATGAGATGGATAAGATGCCCCCTGGTCTCATTGACGTCCTCGTCCCCTTCCTGGGGTCGTCCCACGTGGTCTACCAGACCAACTACCGCAAGGCTATCTACGTCTTCATCAG CACCGCCGGTGAGGAGCAGATAAACCGATTGGCTCTGGAGGCGAGGCGGGCCGGCCGCGACCGGGAGGAAATCCGATTGGAGGAGCTAGAGGACGCCATTGCACAGGCAGTCTTCAACAAGAGCTGCA ACGGGTTCTATCACTCGGAGATTATCCAGGAGAAGCTGGTCGACTGCTTTGTGCCCTTCCTGCCCCTGACTCGCCGTCACGTGGAGCGCTGCGTACGCCGTGAGCTGTGCCTGCGTGGGCAATGCCACCGTCATGACATCATCGAGGCAATCACGGGGGCCATGACCTTCTCCCCCGAGAGAGAGCGGCTCTTCTCACACAGCGGCTGCAAGACTGTACCCGCCAAGGTCAACTACTACCTCTGA
- the LOC117422624 gene encoding torsin-2A isoform X3, with amino-acid sequence MEVLEKMTAVFLALSVLFSNSLSSVASAFKFKAVYCTISNNCDCDFHPDLQAGLEWELYRNVYGQHLAQEAVSERLAEFINDASPEKPLVLSFHGSSGTGKTMKELKAWVEGNLTACARSVFVFDEMDKMPPGLIDVLVPFLGSSHVVYQTNYRKAIYVFISTAGEEQINRLALEARRAGRDREEIRLEELEDAIAQAVFNKSCNGFYHSEIIQEKLVDCFVPFLPLTRRHVERCVRRELCLRGQCHRHDIIEAITGAMTFSPERERLFSHSGCKTVPAKVNYYL; translated from the exons ATGGAGGTGCTAGAGAAAATGACAGCGGTGTTTCTAGCATTGTCTGTTTTATTCTCGAACTCTCTCAGCTCAGTGGCTTCTGCTTTTAAGTTCAAGGCTGTTTATTGCACGATATCTAACAACTGCGACTGTGACTTCCACCCGGACCTTCAAG CAGGGCTGGAGTGGGAGCTGTACCGCAATGTGTACGGGCAGCACCTCGCTCAGGAGGCCGTGTCGGAGAGGCTGGCTGAGTTCATCAACGATGCGAGCCCGGAGAAGCCGCTGGTGCTGTCCTTCCATGGCTCCTCTGGCACAGGGAAGACCATG AAGGAGCTGAAGGCCTGGGTGGAGGGGAACCTCACGGCTTGTGCCCGCTCCGTGTTTGTCTTCGATGAGATGGATAAGATGCCCCCTGGTCTCATTGACGTCCTCGTCCCCTTCCTGGGGTCGTCCCACGTGGTCTACCAGACCAACTACCGCAAGGCTATCTACGTCTTCATCAG CACCGCCGGTGAGGAGCAGATAAACCGATTGGCTCTGGAGGCGAGGCGGGCCGGCCGCGACCGGGAGGAAATCCGATTGGAGGAGCTAGAGGACGCCATTGCACAGGCAGTCTTCAACAAGAGCTGCA ACGGGTTCTATCACTCGGAGATTATCCAGGAGAAGCTGGTCGACTGCTTTGTGCCCTTCCTGCCCCTGACTCGCCGTCACGTGGAGCGCTGCGTACGCCGTGAGCTGTGCCTGCGTGGGCAATGCCACCGTCATGACATCATCGAGGCAATCACGGGGGCCATGACCTTCTCCCCCGAGAGAGAGCGGCTCTTCTCACACAGCGGCTGCAAGACTGTACCCGCCAAGGTCAACTACTACCTCTGA
- the LOC117422624 gene encoding torsin-2A isoform X4, producing MVSWLLGRYLYGSAMIIPHVHRFIPTLHFPYPHRVPQYKKELKAWVEGNLTACARSVFVFDEMDKMPPGLIDVLVPFLGSSHVVYQTNYRKAIYVFISTAGEEQINRLALEARRAGRDREEIRLEELEDAIAQAVFNKSCNGFYHSEIIQEKLVDCFVPFLPLTRRHVERCVRRELCLRGQCHRHDIIEAITGAMTFSPERERLFSHSGCKTVPAKVNYYL from the exons ATGGTGAGCTGGCTGCTGGGGAGGTACCTGTACGGCTCAGCCATGATCATCCCCCACGTGCACCGGTTCATACCCACCCTGCACTTCCCTTACCCACACAGGGTGCCGCAATACAAG AAGGAGCTGAAGGCCTGGGTGGAGGGGAACCTCACGGCTTGTGCCCGCTCCGTGTTTGTCTTCGATGAGATGGATAAGATGCCCCCTGGTCTCATTGACGTCCTCGTCCCCTTCCTGGGGTCGTCCCACGTGGTCTACCAGACCAACTACCGCAAGGCTATCTACGTCTTCATCAG CACCGCCGGTGAGGAGCAGATAAACCGATTGGCTCTGGAGGCGAGGCGGGCCGGCCGCGACCGGGAGGAAATCCGATTGGAGGAGCTAGAGGACGCCATTGCACAGGCAGTCTTCAACAAGAGCTGCA ACGGGTTCTATCACTCGGAGATTATCCAGGAGAAGCTGGTCGACTGCTTTGTGCCCTTCCTGCCCCTGACTCGCCGTCACGTGGAGCGCTGCGTACGCCGTGAGCTGTGCCTGCGTGGGCAATGCCACCGTCATGACATCATCGAGGCAATCACGGGGGCCATGACCTTCTCCCCCGAGAGAGAGCGGCTCTTCTCACACAGCGGCTGCAAGACTGTACCCGCCAAGGTCAACTACTACCTCTGA
- the LOC117422624 gene encoding torsin-2A isoform X5: MDKMPPGLIDVLVPFLGSSHVVYQTNYRKAIYVFISTAGEEQINRLALEARRAGRDREEIRLEELEDAIAQAVFNKSCNGFYHSEIIQEKLVDCFVPFLPLTRRHVERCVRRELCLRGQCHRHDIIEAITGAMTFSPERERLFSHSGCKTVPAKVNYYL, encoded by the exons ATGGATAAGATGCCCCCTGGTCTCATTGACGTCCTCGTCCCCTTCCTGGGGTCGTCCCACGTGGTCTACCAGACCAACTACCGCAAGGCTATCTACGTCTTCATCAG CACCGCCGGTGAGGAGCAGATAAACCGATTGGCTCTGGAGGCGAGGCGGGCCGGCCGCGACCGGGAGGAAATCCGATTGGAGGAGCTAGAGGACGCCATTGCACAGGCAGTCTTCAACAAGAGCTGCA ACGGGTTCTATCACTCGGAGATTATCCAGGAGAAGCTGGTCGACTGCTTTGTGCCCTTCCTGCCCCTGACTCGCCGTCACGTGGAGCGCTGCGTACGCCGTGAGCTGTGCCTGCGTGGGCAATGCCACCGTCATGACATCATCGAGGCAATCACGGGGGCCATGACCTTCTCCCCCGAGAGAGAGCGGCTCTTCTCACACAGCGGCTGCAAGACTGTACCCGCCAAGGTCAACTACTACCTCTGA